From Symphalangus syndactylus isolate Jambi chromosome X, NHGRI_mSymSyn1-v2.1_pri, whole genome shotgun sequence, the proteins below share one genomic window:
- the LOC129476452 gene encoding ribosome-recycling factor, mitochondrial-like isoform X2, which produces MALGLKCSRMVHPAFRNYLAASIRPVSEVTLKTVHERQHGHRQCVAYSAVPVHHFATKKAKAKGKGKTSPGSLDKIAVVIADGKLALNQISQISMKSPQLILVNMASSPECTAAGIKAIRESGMNLNPEVEGALIRVPIPHVIREHREMLVKLAKQNTNKAKYSLRKVCTNAVNKVKKSKDTVSEDTIRLIEKQISQMADDTVAELDRHLAVKTKELLG; this is translated from the exons ATGGCCTTGGGATTAAAGTGCTCCCGCATGGTCCACCCTGCCTTTCGCAATTATCTTGCAGCCTCTATCAGACCCGTTTCAGAAGTTACACTGAAGACAGTGCATGAAAGACAACATGGCCATAGGCAATGTGTGGCCTATTCAGCTGTACCAGTCCACCATTTTGCTACCAAGAAAGCCAAAGCCAAAGGGAAAGGAAA GACCTCACCAGGATCCCTTGACAAGATTGCTGTGGTAATTGCTGATGGGAAACTTGCTTTAAACCAGATTAGCCAGATCTCCATGAAGTCGCCACAGCTGATTTTGGTGAATATGGCCAGTTCCCCAGAGTGTACAGCTGCAGGTATCAAGGCTATAAGAGAAAGTGGAATGAATCTGAACCCAGAAGTGGAAGGGGCGCTAATTCGGGTACCCATTCCCCACGTAATCAGAGAGCACAGAGAAATGCTGGTGAAACTGGCCAAACAGAACACCAACAAGGCCAAATACTCTTTACGGAAGGTTTGCACCAACGCAGTGAACAAGGTGAAGAAATCCAAGGATACAGTCTCAGAGGACACCATTAGGCTAATAGAGAAACAGATCAGCCAAATGGCTGATGACACAGTGGCAGAACTTGACAGGCATCTGGCAGTGAAGACCAAAGAACTCCTTGGATGA
- the LOC129476452 gene encoding ribosome-recycling factor, mitochondrial-like isoform X1, translating into MALGLKCSRMVHPAFRNYLAASIRPVSEVTLKTVHERQHGHRQCVAYSAVPVHHFATKKAKAKGKGKSQTRVNISAALVEDIINLEEVNEEMKSVIEAQKDNFNKTLNIRTSPGSLDKIAVVIADGKLALNQISQISMKSPQLILVNMASSPECTAAGIKAIRESGMNLNPEVEGALIRVPIPHVIREHREMLVKLAKQNTNKAKYSLRKVCTNAVNKVKKSKDTVSEDTIRLIEKQISQMADDTVAELDRHLAVKTKELLG; encoded by the coding sequence ATGGCCTTGGGATTAAAGTGCTCCCGCATGGTCCACCCTGCCTTTCGCAATTATCTTGCAGCCTCTATCAGACCCGTTTCAGAAGTTACACTGAAGACAGTGCATGAAAGACAACATGGCCATAGGCAATGTGTGGCCTATTCAGCTGTACCAGTCCACCATTTTGCTACCAAGAAAGCCAAAGCCAAAGGGAAAGGAAAGTCCCAAACCAGAGTGAATATTAGTGCTGCCTTGGTTGAGGACATAATCAACTTGGAAGaggtgaatgaagaaatgaagtctGTGATAGAAGCACAAAAGGATAATTTCAATAAGACTCTCAATATAAGGACCTCACCAGGATCCCTTGACAAGATTGCTGTGGTAATTGCTGATGGGAAACTTGCTTTAAACCAGATTAGCCAGATCTCCATGAAGTCGCCACAGCTGATTTTGGTGAATATGGCCAGTTCCCCAGAGTGTACAGCTGCAGGTATCAAGGCTATAAGAGAAAGTGGAATGAATCTGAACCCAGAAGTGGAAGGGGCGCTAATTCGGGTACCCATTCCCCACGTAATCAGAGAGCACAGAGAAATGCTGGTGAAACTGGCCAAACAGAACACCAACAAGGCCAAATACTCTTTACGGAAGGTTTGCACCAACGCAGTGAACAAGGTGAAGAAATCCAAGGATACAGTCTCAGAGGACACCATTAGGCTAATAGAGAAACAGATCAGCCAAATGGCTGATGACACAGTGGCAGAACTTGACAGGCATCTGGCAGTGAAGACCAAAGAACTCCTTGGATGA
- the LOC129476452 gene encoding ribosome-recycling factor, mitochondrial-like isoform X4 codes for MALGLKCSRMVHPAFRNYLAASIRPVSEVTLKTVHERQHGHRQCVAYSAVPVHHFATKKAKAKGKGKSQTRVNISAALVEDIINLEEVNEEMKSVIEAQKDNFNKTLNIRTSPGSLDKIAVVIADGKLALNQISQISMKSPQLILVNMASSPECTAAGIKAIRESGMNLNPEVEGALIRVPIPHRNRSAKWLMTQWQNLTGIWQ; via the exons ATGGCCTTGGGATTAAAGTGCTCCCGCATGGTCCACCCTGCCTTTCGCAATTATCTTGCAGCCTCTATCAGACCCGTTTCAGAAGTTACACTGAAGACAGTGCATGAAAGACAACATGGCCATAGGCAATGTGTGGCCTATTCAGCTGTACCAGTCCACCATTTTGCTACCAAGAAAGCCAAAGCCAAAGGGAAAGGAAAGTCCCAAACCAGAGTGAATATTAGTGCTGCCTTGGTTGAGGACATAATCAACTTGGAAGaggtgaatgaagaaatgaagtctGTGATAGAAGCACAAAAGGATAATTTCAATAAGACTCTCAATATAAGGACCTCACCAGGATCCCTTGACAAGATTGCTGTGGTAATTGCTGATGGGAAACTTGCTTTAAACCAGATTAGCCAGATCTCCATGAAGTCGCCACAGCTGATTTTGGTGAATATGGCCAGTTCCCCAGAGTGTACAGCTGCAGGTATCAAGGCTATAAGAGAAAGTGGAATGAATCTGAACCCAGAAGTGGAAGGGGCGCTAATTCGGGTACCCATTCCCCAC AGAAACAGATCAGCCAAATGGCTGATGACACAGTGGCAGAACTTGACAGGCATCTGGCAGTGA
- the LOC129476452 gene encoding ribosome-recycling factor, mitochondrial-like isoform X3 translates to MALGLKCSRMVHPAFRNYLAASIRPVSEVTLKTVHERQHGHRQCVAYSAVPVHHFATKKAKAKGKGKSQTRVNISAALVEDIINLEEVNEEMKSVIEAQKDNFNKTLNIRTSPGSLDKIAVVIADGKLALNQISQISMKSPQLILVNMASSPESGRGANSGTHSPRNQRAQRNAGETGQTEHQQGQILFTEGLHQRSEQGEEIQGYSLRGHH, encoded by the exons ATGGCCTTGGGATTAAAGTGCTCCCGCATGGTCCACCCTGCCTTTCGCAATTATCTTGCAGCCTCTATCAGACCCGTTTCAGAAGTTACACTGAAGACAGTGCATGAAAGACAACATGGCCATAGGCAATGTGTGGCCTATTCAGCTGTACCAGTCCACCATTTTGCTACCAAGAAAGCCAAAGCCAAAGGGAAAGGAAAGTCCCAAACCAGAGTGAATATTAGTGCTGCCTTGGTTGAGGACATAATCAACTTGGAAGaggtgaatgaagaaatgaagtctGTGATAGAAGCACAAAAGGATAATTTCAATAAGACTCTCAATATAAGGACCTCACCAGGATCCCTTGACAAGATTGCTGTGGTAATTGCTGATGGGAAACTTGCTTTAAACCAGATTAGCCAGATCTCCATGAAGTCGCCACAGCTGATTTTGGTGAATATGGCCAGTTCCCCAGA AAGTGGAAGGGGCGCTAATTCGGGTACCCATTCCCCACGTAATCAGAGAGCACAGAGAAATGCTGGTGAAACTGGCCAAACAGAACACCAACAAGGCCAAATACTCTTTACGGAAGGTTTGCACCAACGCAGTGAACAAGGTGAAGAAATCCAAGGATACAGTCTCAGAGGACACCATTAG